The Aedes aegypti strain LVP_AGWG chromosome 1, AaegL5.0 Primary Assembly, whole genome shotgun sequence sequence ATTAACCAGCAGTTTATAAAAATCGCATGTGCAACTGACATTCTTTTCCTCAAATACCAGcatttgagttatatttttACACTAGGAGAAAattaaaagatttattctggGCATTGTTTCTATCATTTGCTATGAACACAAATGCaaagttttcacaatttttagtACAATTGTACATGTAGATGAAAAGtataaaagatatttttttggttttcaaccaaatttctaaAAGCAacaattaattaataatatatGGTATGGTAATATTGTAAGTTGATAAAGTTATTTCCGCCCACGGCTTCTCGCAATGTTTTGAATGGGAAAaattactttaataaaaaaaatgcttgaacaaaagttgttgaaaattgtctaaatttatcaaaacagtaaaaaattgattttaaaagattagttatttgattgtttatcaaaagTTACACTATTGAATACACAAGTCGGATGTATGATTGTTGTTATCCACTTATAATCTATTTCTAGTACCAATGTTGTAAGGAGGATCCTGGCTAGGGTCTTAAACTTCCTTGACTTATGCGCCAGACGACGAAGTCGTCTGTCAAGAACTCCGGATATGTAATGCCCAACTAGCAGTTTTCAGTGCCTAGCACCGAATCCACCTCCAAtcccaaacaaacaaacaatcaGTCCTAATTCCAAAGACTTTCCAAAAAATTCCTTCCCAAATTTCTAACAGAATAGTGAAACTTTCGATCAACCAAAAATAGTAAATCTAAAGTTAAACAAACCagagaaaattttattaaaaaaaagaatacTAGGTAATGCAGTTCagtaaaacttttatcaaaattttaacgttttaaaattcattttttttttttcatttcatcacgCACAATGCCCTGCACTATCTCCTACCAGAGCTAGCTAAGTACTGAGTGGCTATCGACTGTTCTCCCGGAGCTAAACGCTGGCCAACGGTACCGAACTCGCCGATAGTCACTCACTCCCTACGTGTGACGTCACTCACCTCTCGTGTATCTTTCGTCAGTCGTTCTAACCCCCTAGCTGTGTTCTTCCCCTACTGCTACAAATCTCGCatgatctgggataacgccctaaaagccattggtaaccacgtgtgtagttcgttgtttctgtgcaaatgaatgaatcagcttccaaaccaacatcactggcGTGTAGGTGAtaatcctttcttcaccataccGTTGTAAAATAACATGTAACTCCATTTGAATggtcagaaacaacgagctacacacatggttaccaatggcttttagggcgagatcagaagttatgcgagaaatagtGTTTCCCTACTTGAAATCACGGTGGATTGGTGTGTGTTGATGGAGTTTGATTCGGGTACTTACAGTTGAGCGACGCTTGTTGACTAACACGATCAACCCTGAGCAGGGGGTGGCATCGGTCCCGAGGACGACGCTATCGACCAACCACGTCGAGATTGATGAACACCAACAACGAGGGGAGGTAGCTCGGCTGCAAAAATTTTGCCTTTCTCTTTCAGGATATCGCAGGCGGGAGGTGGCGAAGGATGGTCACTACTCCTACTTGGGTAAGGTTATCCACAATCCGCGGTTCTGAGGTGATAATTTTACTCCCCGGAAAGGTGGTTTGGTACTGTCCGAACAGTCTCCGGACTTCAGAGCGTGAGTCGGGCGGGTACACTGGCGCTGGAATTCCTTCCCTTTGATGGACGACCCCACAGAGCGTGCAATCACGGTTAGCGGGTGTGATTCTCGTGGGGAGGGGGGGGGCAAGCTTCCTACTTCGATGGCCAACGCACTCTAGACGTACCTATAGTGGCACGAGACCACGAGTCGATAGGTATGCCCAGGGTAACCTCGCTGTGTACCAACCACCAAATCGCTTCACTTTTTCCGTCGCAACGATCCATTAATCTTCGCACCACCAATCTCGCACCTTCACGTTTTTCTTGCACCGACCGCACACCAATTCCCCAATGGAGAATGCCACTGGGCTGTGGCTACTGTAATAGCAGATTCTTAATACCCAACACACACATTTTCTATCAATTCACCAAATTACCTTATATTCCTTGCTTCAATGTTTTCACTTTTTTCTTGTCTTCGACTCACTGCCTTAATTTGCCTACCCTTATtgtcaaaatcaaaatattaaatttagattttctttttttttacggtttgcaACTTACTTCCGACTACAACTATTTTAGGCACACGACTCACGGtttgtataaaatttcaattagaTTGCAAATTAATTatctgaaaataataataaattttatcacGTTAAAATTTACACTCTTCTTTTGATTTTATAGCTTCTTTTACTTGTTTTAGATAgaataatttttaagaaattttctcaATGCACTTGATAAGATTTTAGCACTTGACTACTTGGCGGTCCAAAAGGGAAAGACCAACTTGTTGGTTTCGATTGACCAAGAAAGTTATCACCGATTACATTAATATAATATTCGAGGGTTTCcggttttattttgatttatattctCTATATAAAAATTTTCTTGACGAACGATTTTCATTTCTCGGGGTTTCCTGTTAATCATTACTCTTCACCCACTCTCATCATCATCTTAAAATTCACACTGATAAACAATAGATTCAAGCACTTTATCATCTATGGTTGCCTATCTAACAGGCGCAATGGTAGCAAACGCTACTTATTTGAAACGGCGGATTTTCACCAAATCTGCTCGTTTCAATGTTAGAAtatcgaattgggcatctcagagagccgaaggagatgtagggttgtgaaggagaaaatggggtcgtgacggactttggtttcaggttggccgattgcgctgcagaatcgttacccgttctgtggcgtagttggttaacgcgcccagtctagcgtattgggagtcgtgggatcgaagcccaccagaacgattctattatttttcacaatcttacatctcaatttgtccaaattgacttttgtgtctacgaccttcaggttttttcaaaacaccgtcggctagttaagccgtaatagacatgacaaccctagttgagaattgaattattttgtgtAGGATTCGTCGAAAAGTTATGGTGCTCTACAGAGACCATGAGCGTTAAAGGGTTAATTCCAGGGATGGGAaaagtactgtagcaaacatttgccgcctctacatttacatgtttctacacgaccatcaaaatccaaagcaaaccatgaccgttcaaaacaaaaaaaatgtcacggctcttaaaaactgtaatcttcttcttcccaacgttttttcaaacccgaatgcgaaatgagcacagtggtgacacgatttttacggttttcggggttttgcatttttgctcgataaaggcagcatgaaattgaacttgtttatatgtatcgcaacggattgtgctcttgctgagctaatagatttcaattagttgaaaacacaagcgaaatattagcgattgaacgatttaacatttttttcaatcattcacctcggaaTGGCTGCCAGtaaacgatcatagtggagagacaaaaacaatCAAGCAGCGTGTGAACCGtcggcagcgcaacgcctgatggtattcgCGATGACGGaggcaattaccacagttgaccctatgcgtgaagctccgatttctttgcatggcaaagcataggaagtcaattttcaaatccttctagaaaattcaaaactaaatttaattaaattctgttaagtgtacggggttaaatttatgataagctatagaatccgcagaatattgaggaaaaaatataaaaatcaaaataatgtttctataatgtagcccatcaatagtctatcaacatgtactgaaaagaatttaaatagctattgtaattaattttatataagcatatgaaatttcacttcctataccttgccgggttaaattttcgacgcttcacgcatagagtaaacattttccagatggcagcaccgtaccttcgttagAGCGAATATTGAtgttgctgctgctttgtgttttggttgactggcagaatcgatgaactgtggtaaattgcgatcacagttcccaagcctggttAATTCACAATGGCAAAGACCTGGTGATTTTGTTTTTCCAGCAGTTAtctattgatttatttatttacttatttatGTATTTACTGCTTTAGTGAACAGGTGAAGTTCCCACCCCAATGACAATTGATCTTAAGTCTaaaagcacaaaaaaaaaatgaattaacataaaaattgtttaaaagtaATCTTATTTGTTTCACGCGATACATTAAAATTAAACGCATGATAACAACTATTAAACACACGGGACATGCTATGCATTGGTTCGTGAAGGCCATAATTTGTTCTGGCGGaaggaattttcagaaatggaTGAAACCGGAGATTTCGGCGACGAGTATTGATGTTCAATGAACTGAGCAACAGAGGGCAATCTATTGATCCTTGCAAAAAGTCAGAGATGAAGCACGCCTTTGCCACATTGCGTCTAGGCTCAAGAAGGTACAGATCAATAAGTTTGCAGCGGCGTTAATAACTTGGCAAGTTCAGTGGATCTCTCCACATAAGTCAGCAAAGGGCGAAGCGCCGCAAGACTTTGCGTTGAACGGCCTCAATTTGTTGAATCTCATTCCTGTAGAATGGTGACCATACAACCGATGAGTATTCCAGGATAGGGCGTACAATTGAGCAGTATAAAGCTTTCAGGCAATACACATCGGTGAGTTTTTTGCTGAAGCGAAACAGAAAACCCAGCTGCACAGAAGATTTTGAGATGAtgtaagggttcattcatttatttcataacgccaaaaatggcccaTTTTGACACcaacccaccccctcgtaacgctttttgtatgaatattctacaaaatttgtatgagccgtaacataatgaagacacccacccaccccctttagcgttatgaaatttgtgaatgagccctaagcAACATGATCCTTAAACGTCAGCTTAGTGTCGATTAGAACGCCGAAGTCCTTCACCGTAGTTACACGTTGCAGTTCGACACCAGCCAAACCATAATTAAACTGTAGTAGTGTGCGTCTGCGGCCAAATGAAATCACTAAGCACTTGGACACATTTAGGAACATTCTATTGATATTGCACCATTCTGCGAATATTTCCAACTGATGTTGTAAAAAAGCAGAATCTTGCGGTTTATTGATTGTGCAATaaatgtgcttattctgcgcggcgtgtgaggtgacaattgtcgactcgttCCCATTTGATTagcattagtcgtctcacgtcacccgaggtgagagcgactcgtctcgactcacacgccgcgcagaataagcacaaaagctttcgtgcctattctgcgcggcgtttgaggtgacacgagtcgaatgaggtgacaattgtcgactcgctcccatttgataaacattagtcgtctcacgtcacccgATGTGAGAGCGGCTCGtttcgactcacacgccgcgcagaataagcacatttATATCATCAGCGTAAGAAAGTTTTAGGCAGTCCAGAAAAAAGTTGacatttgtgcttattctgcgcggcgtgtgagtcgagacgagttgctctcaccgcgagtgacgtgagacgactaatgctaatcaaatggaagcgagtcgacaattgtcaccttattcgactcgtctcacctcacacgccgcgcagaataagcacaattattCATGTAAAGCAAAAACAAGAAGGACCGAGATGGCTGCCTTGAGGTACGCCAGACCAAACCGAGAAAGGCattcgtgcttattctgcgcggcgtgtgagtcgagacgactcgctctcaccgcgagtgacgtgagacgactaatgttaatcaaatgggagcgagtcgacaattgtcacctcatacgactcgtgtcacctcacacgccgcgcagaataggcacgatTGAAACATGTTCGCCAATTTTGACGGACATGCTTCGTCCAGTCAGGTAGAGTTTAAGCCAGAAGCGGTTATCAAGAGCTAATGGAACActcgtgcctattctgcgcggcgtgtgaagtgacacgagtcgaatgaggtgacaattgtcgactcgctcccatttgattaacattagtcgtctcacgtcactcgaggtgagagtggctcgtctcgactcacacgccgcgcagaataagcacaactaTAGGAAAATAGAATCCTTCTGGATTGTTGAATACAACAATCGTATTTGCCCACTTATCACATTACTTTTCATTAACCCAAATCTACCTTATacatttgttttaaatattgaaCAAATGACATTTGCAAAATTTATCTTATCAAAATAGATTTAATCTTCATATGCCTTCTCTAGTCCATAAAACCCGCTGCGTTTAAGAAATACCATTCATAACAATGTTGAAACTAATAGCTCTAATATCTCTAGCTGTTTCCTTTTCTTGGTGTCAAGATGTGgtaagtaaatttttttttacggtcGATGATTAAATTCTTAGTACTTTTTCCTGTAGACTCGACCCATCATTACCACAACTGGAGGACAGGTACAGGGCATAACGGCCAGCTGTGGCCTGTTCTGTAGCTACTTCCAATTCAATGGCATACCATACGCGGAGCCTCCAGTTTCCGATTTGAGATTCCGGAATCCAGTGCCACATCGTGGATGGTCAGGAGTGCGAGATGCTAGTGAACATGGAGAAAATTGCCCATCGCTAAGTATACTCAGTGACTACTCAGGCAGTGAAGATTGCTTACATATCAATGTGTACACGCAGAATTTGATCGGATCTCGACCAGTTATGGTGTGGATTCATGGAGGTGCCTTCGTTCTAAGTTCTGGTGATTCTAACAGATATGGACCAGACCATTTAGTTCAAGAGAATGTGGTGGTTGTCTCTTTCAATTATCGTCTAGGCATTTTAGGATTCTTCAGCACTGGTGACACACATGCACAGGGCAATTGGGGTGCGAAAGACTGTGTGGAGGCTCTGAGATGGGTTCGCGATAATATTGCGGCTTTTGGTGGAGATCCCAATAATGTGACGATCTTTGGTGAAAGTGCGGGTGGTGTGCTGGTACATTATTTAGTTTTGTCTCCAATGGCCACTGGATTATTCCATAAAGCAATCGCCCAATCTGGTACCGCTTTGGTTCCCTGGGGATTCCAGTACAACGCACGGGAAATGGCACGAAACATCGCAGATGCATTCGGTTATCCGCATGACAGTGCAGAGCTTACACGACTTCTGCGATATACTCCTATTGCAGATTTTATTGATCTTCAAAGATCCATCACGGACATCCCGATTCCTCGTGGATTTAAACCCTTCGAGTATGTTCCCAGTGCTGAACCAGTCAACTCTCCAGAACCCACATTTCTTACGCAACGTCCAATTGAAGTACTCCTTTCCGGTGCATACAATCATGTTCCAATGATCATTGGCTACACAAGTGCAGAGAGCCTGTTTATGGTTCGTGAGCATCTTCTGGATTCTACTGTATGGAACGAATTCACTCG is a genomic window containing:
- the LOC110679833 gene encoding fatty acyl-CoA hydrolase precursor, medium chain-like; this encodes MLKLIALISLAVSFSWCQDVTRPIITTTGGQVQGITASCGLFCSYFQFNGIPYAEPPVSDLRFRNPVPHRGWSGVRDASEHGENCPSLSILSDYSGSEDCLHINVYTQNLIGSRPVMVWIHGGAFVLSSGDSNRYGPDHLVQENVVVVSFNYRLGILGFFSTGDTHAQGNWGAKDCVEALRWVRDNIAAFGGDPNNVTIFGESAGGVLVHYLVLSPMATGLFHKAIAQSGTALVPWGFQYNAREMARNIADAFGYPHDSAELTRLLRYTPIADFIDLQRSITDIPIPRGFKPFEYVPSAEPVNSPEPTFLTQRPIEVLLSGAYNHVPMIIGYTSAESLFMVREHLLDSTVWNEFTRNPQFFVPHFWNIPVNTPESNAVSQAFRSFYWQDRSLGPDIMLEWTQFHTDQQFLYAVDKTVVLTAERNTQPTFYYQFSFDGDLNLMKRRLLLTDFPGAVHADELAYLWSMTDLPISPILPSNPANIVRQRMVRLWTNFAITGHPTPNSDSTLQNIHWAPFEGNEMAYLDIGDNLIVTQNPNQARISLWRDLEERYANDPFFYPYS